The sequence GTCGAACCGGACCTCGTCGCGCCCCACACCCTGCGCGTCCGCGTCCACCGAACGCCGCAGCGCCTCATGGAGCTTCGCCGGAGTCAGCACCCCGAGGAACCGCGCCCCGTCCAGCACCGCGATCCACCCCGCGTCGTGCTGGAGCATCTCGCTGAACGCCTGCTTCAGCGGGGCGCCGACGGGCACCCACGCGTCCATCCGGCGCGCCAGTTCACCCACCGTGCCCTGGTCCCCGGCGATCCGAAGGGCGTCCGCCGACACCCAGCCGTGCAGCTCGCCCCCGGCGTTCAGCACGACCGCCCACCGCGAGCCCGCCGCGCCCAGCCGGGCCGCGGCGGCCCCGGCGGGCTCGTCCAGCCGGGCCACGGGCGGCTCCTCCAGATCGTCCGGCTCGATCGCGGTGACCGACAGCCGCTTCAGCCCCCGGTCGGCGCCGACGAATCCGGCCACATACGGCGTCGCGGGGGAGCCGAGCACCGCGCCGGGACTGTCGAACTGCTCGATGCGCCCCTGGCCGAACACCGCGATCCGGTCACCCATCCGCACCGCCTCCTCGATGTCATGGGTGACCATCAGAACCGTCTTCCTCAC comes from Streptomyces sp. Mut1 and encodes:
- a CDS encoding ABC transporter ATP-binding protein: MIRFEQVGKVYPDGTAAVDGLSFEVAEGELVTLVGPSGCGKTTTMMMVNRLIEPTSGRILVDGEDIAGTDPVKLRRRIGYVIQQVGLFPHRTVLDNTATVPALVGWKRSRARERAAELLDLVGLDPSTYGARYPAQLSGGQRQRVGVARALAADPPVLLMDEPFGAVDPVVRERLQNEFLNLQSRVRKTVLMVTHDIEEAVRMGDRIAVFGQGRIEQFDSPGAVLGSPATPYVAGFVGADRGLKRLSVTAIEPDDLEEPPVARLDEPAGAAAARLGAAGSRWAVVLNAGGELHGWVSADALRIAGDQGTVGELARRMDAWVPVGAPLKQAFSEMLQHDAGWIAVLDGARFLGVLTPAKLHEALRRSVDADAQGVGRDEVRFDSVADA